Genomic DNA from Marispirochaeta aestuarii:
GCAGGGCTTCGGTACCACCCGTAGAGGCACCCACCGCGACAACCAGCTCGGTTGTTTCGATTCTAACATGCTCTTTTCCCAGCGGCAGAACAGCATCGGCGGTCAGTTTGGCAGACACCTCAGGTTTGGGCTTGAATTTTCTGGTTTTTGCCATGTGGGCAGCCCGGACGACGTCCGCAATGCGAAGCCGTGATTCAGTAAGAAACTGTTTTGTTCCCAGTTGAGGTTTCCTGATTATTTCGACAGCTCCGTAATCAAGGGCATTAAGAACATTCTGGGAGCCCTCTTCAGCTTTACTGGAGCAGATAACCACAGGAATGGGAAACTGCTGCATCAGTTTCTTCAGGAAGGTGAGGCCGTCCATTCGGGGCATCTCAATATCCAGAATTATTACATCGGGTATCTCTTTTTCCAGTTTCTTGGCGGCAATAATCGGATCCGAGGCCGTCCCCATAATTTCTATATCTTTCTCCGATCCAAGAATCTCGGACAGAGTCTGCCTCACAACCGCTGAATCATCGACAATTAAAACCTTTATACTGGTGGCTTCAGACATTTGTTAAAATCTCCCGATTGTAAGGACTCATGCAAGTTTCCGGAAATTGTTTTTAAGGGCATCGGAGCTTTTTTTATATACAGTAGCCGCAACGTTATGAAGGTCAGTTTCGATTCCGGTCAGGGATTCAGAATGCCCGAGAAAAAGATACCCGCCGGGTTTCAGATGTTCGCAGAGTTTAGATATAATCTTTTGTTGAGTCGGCTTCTCAAAGTAGATCATTACATTTCTAAAAAATATCACATCGAGATTCTTTGGCAGGGGGTACTTTTCACTGAGAAGGTTCAGTTGATAAAATCTGATTTTTCCCCGGAGTTCCGGCTTAATTCTGACCTGACTCCTTGCACTGTCCCGG
This window encodes:
- a CDS encoding protein-glutamate methylesterase/protein-glutamine glutaminase; amino-acid sequence: MSEATSIKVLIVDDSAVVRQTLSEILGSEKDIEIMGTASDPIIAAKKLEKEIPDVIILDIEMPRMDGLTFLKKLMQQFPIPVVICSSKAEEGSQNVLNALDYGAVEIIRKPQLGTKQFLTESRLRIADVVRAAHMAKTRKFKPKPEVSAKLTADAVLPLGKEHVRIETTELVVAVGASTGGTEALREVLEALPVDAPGMVVVQHMPEHFTAAFAKRLDSICSVGVKEAENNDSVLRGRVLIAPGNKHTLLKRSGARYYVEVKDGPLVCRHRPSVDVLFRSVARYAGKNAIGIIMTGMGDDGARGMLEMHQNGAYTIAQDEESCVVYGMPQEAVKRNAVDLILPLNRIAAEILKSDKRK